In a genomic window of Epinephelus fuscoguttatus linkage group LG23, E.fuscoguttatus.final_Chr_v1:
- the LOC125883579 gene encoding GTPase IMAP family member 7-like isoform X2, with product MVSDRRIVILGKTGVGKSSLANTIFGEKPFKIDDTANSGTTACQVETRSVNERSITLVDTPGFFDTDRPEEELKREIVRCITECAPGPHAFLIVLKVEKFTEQEQAVINEIHQYFSEEVFKYATVVFTYGEQLKGRKIEEFVRQNKSLSDLVNKCGGRCHVIDNEYWKDNPKDEYRSNKYQVEKLLNTIDEITKANNGGCYTNEMLQVVQEIIEEKKKHIRESSGNMSEEENTRQAKDRAFKEIWIRLAGVATGAVLGAIFGVVVMGGVVVLALKKILPVAKTLQAAKEAAAAAGAGETAAGPVAAATRAAVEGGQRATRKTLISIAGLFAAMGAVVGGYTGYHAAEGADTPWEAVKMTTAAVKKRAWSIVSTIDGVVAYFNVFSKPPDSK from the exons ATGG tgtcagacaggaGAATTGTCATTCTGGGGAAAACTGGAGTTGGGAAAAGCAGCCTGGCTAACACCATATTTGGAGAGAAACCATTCAAGATTGATGATACTGCTAACTCTGGAACAACTGCATGTCAAGTAGAAACCAGATCTGTCAATGAAAGAAGCATCACTTTGGTCGACACTCCTGGTTTCTTCGACACAGATAGAccagaggaggagctgaagcGTGAGATAGTGAGGTGTATCACAGAGTGCGCTCCTGGGCCTCATGCTTTTCTCATTGTACTTAAAGTGGAGAAATTCACAGAGCAGGAGCAGGCTGTCATCAACGAAATACACCAATACTTCTCTGAAGAAGTCTTCAAATATGCAACAGTTGTCTTCACTTATGGTGAGCAGCTCAAGGGACGGAAAATTGAGGAATTTGTCCGTCAAAATAAGTCATTGAGTGATCTAGTGAATAAGTGTGGAGGCCGCTGCCACGTCATTGACAATGAATACTGGAAAGACAACCCAAAGGATGAATACAGGAGCAACAAGTACCAGGTGGAGAAACTACTTAACACAATAGATGAGATAACAAAAGCAAACAATGGAGGCTGCTACACCAATGAGATGCTCCAAGTAGTACAGGAAATaattgaagaaaagaaaaagcacatTAGAGAGTCATCAGGAAACATGTCAGAGGAAGAAAACACACGGCAGGCTAAAGACAGGGCATTTAAGGAGATCTGGATCAGACTGGCAGGTGTTGCAACAGGTGCAGTGTTAGGAGCTATATTTGGTGTAGTAGTGATGGGTGGAGTAGTTGTcttagctttaaaaaaaatattgcctgtggCCAAAACTTTACAAGCAGcaaaagaagcagcagcagctgctggtgcaggagaaacagcagcaggaccagtagcagcagcaacaaggGCAGCAGTAGAAGGGGGACAAAGAGCAACTAGAAAAACATTGATCTCAATTGCAGGGCTATTTGCTGCAATGGGAGCAGTAGTGGGAGGTTATACGGGATATCATGCAGCTGAGGGAGCAGACACGCCATGGGAAGCAGTAAAGATGACAACAGCTGCTGTCAAGAAGAGAGCCTGGTCTATCGTATCGACCATAGATGGAGTGGTagcttattttaatgttttcagcAAACCACCAGATTCAAAGTAA
- the LOC125883579 gene encoding GTPase IMAP family member 7-like isoform X3 has translation MSDRRIVILGKTGVGKSSLANTIFGEKPFKIDDTANSGTTACQVETRSVNERSITLVDTPGFFDTDRPEEELKREIVRCITECAPGPHAFLIVLKVEKFTEQEQAVINEIHQYFSEEVFKYATVVFTYGEQLKGRKIEEFVRQNKSLSDLVNKCGGRCHVIDNEYWKDNPKDEYRSNKYQVEKLLNTIDEITKANNGGCYTNEMLQVVQEIIEEKKKHIRESSGNMSEEENTRQAKDRAFKEIWIRLAGVATGAVLGAIFGVVVMGGVVVLALKKILPVAKTLQAAKEAAAAAGAGETAAGPVAAATRAAVEGGQRATRKTLISIAGLFAAMGAVVGGYTGYHAAEGADTPWEAVKMTTAAVKKRAWSIVSTIDGVVAYFNVFSKPPDSK, from the exons A tgtcagacaggaGAATTGTCATTCTGGGGAAAACTGGAGTTGGGAAAAGCAGCCTGGCTAACACCATATTTGGAGAGAAACCATTCAAGATTGATGATACTGCTAACTCTGGAACAACTGCATGTCAAGTAGAAACCAGATCTGTCAATGAAAGAAGCATCACTTTGGTCGACACTCCTGGTTTCTTCGACACAGATAGAccagaggaggagctgaagcGTGAGATAGTGAGGTGTATCACAGAGTGCGCTCCTGGGCCTCATGCTTTTCTCATTGTACTTAAAGTGGAGAAATTCACAGAGCAGGAGCAGGCTGTCATCAACGAAATACACCAATACTTCTCTGAAGAAGTCTTCAAATATGCAACAGTTGTCTTCACTTATGGTGAGCAGCTCAAGGGACGGAAAATTGAGGAATTTGTCCGTCAAAATAAGTCATTGAGTGATCTAGTGAATAAGTGTGGAGGCCGCTGCCACGTCATTGACAATGAATACTGGAAAGACAACCCAAAGGATGAATACAGGAGCAACAAGTACCAGGTGGAGAAACTACTTAACACAATAGATGAGATAACAAAAGCAAACAATGGAGGCTGCTACACCAATGAGATGCTCCAAGTAGTACAGGAAATaattgaagaaaagaaaaagcacatTAGAGAGTCATCAGGAAACATGTCAGAGGAAGAAAACACACGGCAGGCTAAAGACAGGGCATTTAAGGAGATCTGGATCAGACTGGCAGGTGTTGCAACAGGTGCAGTGTTAGGAGCTATATTTGGTGTAGTAGTGATGGGTGGAGTAGTTGTcttagctttaaaaaaaatattgcctgtggCCAAAACTTTACAAGCAGcaaaagaagcagcagcagctgctggtgcaggagaaacagcagcaggaccagtagcagcagcaacaaggGCAGCAGTAGAAGGGGGACAAAGAGCAACTAGAAAAACATTGATCTCAATTGCAGGGCTATTTGCTGCAATGGGAGCAGTAGTGGGAGGTTATACGGGATATCATGCAGCTGAGGGAGCAGACACGCCATGGGAAGCAGTAAAGATGACAACAGCTGCTGTCAAGAAGAGAGCCTGGTCTATCGTATCGACCATAGATGGAGTGGTagcttattttaatgttttcagcAAACCACCAGATTCAAAGTAA
- the LOC125883585 gene encoding GTPase IMAP family member 7-like gives MDVSDRRIVILGKTGVGKSSLANTIFGETPFKVDHSLSSGTQECQAQTRLVNGRNITLIDTPGFFDTNRPEEELKREIVRCITECAPGPHAFLIVLTWGSFTEQEQAVINKIKEYFSEEVFKYTIIIFTHGDQLPEGKKINDLLHGNKSVSDLVKKCGNRCHVTDNKYWQNNQRDEYRNNQFQVKELLKTIDNVTGANKGGCYTNEMLQAVEEKIQQEEESIRQSPGNMSKEEVRKQAKGTVFNRLWIKLAGFGTGALLGALWGLTLGNVTKMAAALGLAAGGK, from the exons ATGGACG tgtcagacaggaGAATTGTCATCTTGGGAAAAACTGGAGTCGGGAAAAGCAGCCTGGCTAACACCATATTTGGAGAGACACCGTTCAAGGTCGACCACAGTCTCAGCTCTGGAACGCAAGAATGTCAAGCACAAACCAGATTGGTCAATGGAAGAAACATCACTTTGATCGACACTCCTGGTTTCTTCGACACAAATAGACCCGAGGAGGAGCTGAAGCGTGAGATAGTGAGGTGCATCACAGAGTGCGCTCCTGGGCCTCATGCTTTTCTCATTGTGCTTACATGGGGTAGTTTCACAGAGCAGGAGCAGGCTGtcatcaacaaaataaaagaatactTCTCTGAAGAAGTCTTCAAATATACAATAATCATCTTCACTCACGGTGACCAGCTCCCTGAAGGAAAGAAAATTAATGATTTGCTTCACGGCAATAAGTCTGTGAGTGATCTGGTGAAGAAGTGCGGAAACCGCTGCCACGTCACTGATAATAAATACTGGCAGAACAACCAACGGGATGAATACAGGAACAACCAGTTCCAGGTGAAGGAGCTACTGAAGACAATAGACAATGTAACTGGGGCAAACAAAGGAGGCTGCTACACCAATGAGATGCTACAAGCAGTGGAGGAAAAAATACAACAAGAGGAGGAGAGCATTAGACAGTCACCAGGAAACATGTCAAAGGAAGAGGTCAGGAAGCAGGCTAAGGGCACTGTATTTAACAGGCTTTGGATCAAACTGGCAGGTTTTGGAACAGGTGCATTGTTAGGAGCTTTATGGGGTTTGACATTAGGAAATGTAACCAAAATGGCAGCAGCTTTAGGGTTAGCAGCAGGAGGAAAATGA
- the LOC125883582 gene encoding GTPase IMAP family member 7-like translates to MAVSDRRIVILGKTGVGKSSLANTIFGEKLFNVDHSLNSGTRKCQAETRSVNGRRITVIDTPGFFDTNRPEEELKREIVRCITECAPGPHAFLIVLGVERYTEHEQTVINKIHQYFSEEALKYATIVFTHGDQLDEEQTIEDFVCKNQFVTDLVKKCGGRCHVIDNKYWQNSQQDEYRNNHFQVKELLKTIDNVTGENKGGYYTNEMLKAVEELIQQKKEHIRKSPQKLSEEEIREQAKGRVSGKILIKLAGTATGALLGALFGFNITAAVGAAVTEAAVVKAARTGGFAGYHAAEAADTAMEAAKMAAVSVLKRAHDGLDELSQPKLKQSK, encoded by the exons ATGGCCG tgtcagacaggaGAATTGTCATCTTGGGAAAAACAGGAGTTGGGAAAAGCAGCCTGGCTAACACCATATTTGGAGAGAAACTGTTCAATGTTGACCACAGTCTCAACTCCGGAACAAGAAAATGTCAAGCAGAAACCAGATCGGTCAATGGAAGACGCATCACTGTGATCGACACTCCTGGTTTCTTCGACACAAATAGACCCGAGGAGGAGCTGAAGCGTGAGATAGTGAGGTGTATCACAGAGTGCGCTCCTGGGCCTCATGCTTTTCTCATTGTGCTTGGAGTAGAGAGATACACAGAGCATGAGCAGACTGTCATCAATAAAATACACCAATACTTCTCTGAGGAAGCTTTGAAATATGCAACAATCGTCTTCACTCATGGTGACCAGCTCGATGAAGAACAGACAATTGAAGATTTTGTCTGCAAGAATCAGTTTGTGACCGATCTGGTGAAGAAGTGCGGAGGTCGCTGTCACGTCATTGATAATAAATACTGGCAGAACAGCCAACAGGATGAATACAGGAACAACCACTTCCAGGTGAAGGAGCTACTTAAGACAATAGACAATGTAACTGGGGAAAACAAAGGAGGCTACTATACCAATGAGATGCTAAAAGCAGTGGAGGAACTAATACAACAAAAGAAGGAGCACATAAGAAAGTCACCACAAAAACTCTCAGAGGAAGAGATCAGAGAGCAGGCTAAGGGTAGAGTGTCAGGGAAGATTTTAATCAAACTGGCAGGTACTGCAACAGGAGCACTGTTAGGTGCTTTATTTGGTTTTAATATCACAGCAGCTGTAGGAGCAGCAGTAACTGAAGCTGCAGTGGTAAAAGCTGCCAGGACAGGAGGTTTTGCAGGATATCATGCAGCTGAGGCAGCAGACACAGCAATGGAagcagccaagatggcagcagtgTCTGTCTTAAAAAGAGCACATGATGGTTTGGACGAACTATCACAGCCAAAGTTAAAGCAGAGCAAATAA